A region of Bos javanicus breed banteng chromosome 17, ARS-OSU_banteng_1.0, whole genome shotgun sequence DNA encodes the following proteins:
- the SFRP2 gene encoding secreted frizzled-related protein 2 — translation MLQGPGSLLLIVLASHCCLGSARGLFFGQSDFPYKRSNCKPIPANLQLCHGIEYQNMRLPNLLGHETMKEVLEQAGAWIPLVMKQCHPDTKKFLCSLFAPVCLDDLDETIQPCHSLCVQVKDRCAPVMSAFGFPWPDMLDCDRFPQDNDLCIPLASSDHLLPATEEAPKVCEACKTKNEDDNDIMETLCKNDFALKIKVKEITYINRDTKIILETKSKTIYKLNGVSEKDLKKSVLWLKDSLQCTCEEMNDINAPYLVMGQKLGGELVITSVKRWQKGQREFKRISRSFRKLQC, via the exons ATGCTGCAGGGCCCCGGCTCCCTGCTGCTGATCGTCCTCGCCTCGCACTGCTGCTTGGGCTCGGCGCGCGGGCTCTTCTTCGGCCAGTCCGACTTCCCCTACAAACGCAGCAACTGCAAGCCCATCCCGGCCAACCTGCAGCTGTGCCACGGCATAGAATATCAGAACATGCGGCTGCCCAACCTGCTGGGCCACGAGACCATGAAGGAGGTGCTAGAGCAGGCGGGCGCCTGGATCCCGCTGGTCATGAAGCAGTGCCACCCGGACACCAAGAAGTTCCTGTGCTCGCTCTTCGCGCCCGTCTGCCTCGACGACCTGGACGAAACCATCCAGCCGTGCCACTCGCTCTGCGTGCAGGTGAAGGACCGCtgcgctccagtcatgtccgcctTCGGCTTCCCGTGGCCCGACATGCTCGACTGCGACCGCTTCCCCCAGGACAACGACCTTTGCATCCCCCTCGCTAGCAGCGACCACCTCCTGCCGGCTACCGAGGAAG CTCCAAAGGTATGTGAAGCCTGCAAAACTAAAAACGAAGATGACAACGACATAATGGAAACACTTTGTAAAAATGATTTTG CACTGAAGATAAAAGTGAAGGAGATCACCTACATCAATAGAGACACGAAAATCATCCTGGAGACCAAGAGCAAGACCATTTACAAGCTGAACGGAGTGTCCGAGAAGGACCTGAAGAAGTCGGTGCTGTGGCTCAAAGACAGCCTGCAGTGCACGTGTGAGGAGATGAACGACATCAACGCGCCCTACCTGGTCATGGGGCAGAAGCTGGGTGGGGAGCTGGTCATCACCTCGGTGAAGCGGTGGCAGAAGGGGCAGCGAGAGTTCAAGCGCATCTCCCGCAGCTTCCGCAAGCTGCAGTGCTAG